The following coding sequences lie in one Brevibacterium marinum genomic window:
- a CDS encoding SDR family NAD(P)-dependent oxidoreductase translates to MRPRALVTGAGSGLGRGYSLSLAADDYDLVLVARDEARLRELARRIEADRGTRAEVVVADLSTRSGIDVVRAVIETSRIDLLVNNAGYGLKRGLLESAPSELDDQDMVLAGAVRELSLAAVKRMRARGRGGLINVSSMAALTTMGQYAASKMSTLVFTEALAGELRGSPVTVTAVLPGFVRTKFHERLGVERPGPGWIWLSVRQVVTASLRDARRGKAVSIPGANYAAVAQLARFVPRSLVRWGSTGFSLSRRDEH, encoded by the coding sequence ATGAGGCCGCGCGCGCTCGTCACCGGCGCCGGCTCCGGGCTGGGGCGCGGCTACAGTCTCAGCCTCGCCGCCGATGACTACGACCTCGTGCTCGTGGCCCGTGACGAGGCCCGCCTACGGGAGCTGGCGCGGCGCATCGAGGCCGATCGGGGAACCCGCGCTGAGGTTGTTGTGGCCGATCTGTCGACCCGATCCGGGATCGACGTCGTCCGTGCCGTCATCGAGACCTCCCGGATCGATCTGCTGGTCAACAACGCCGGATACGGACTCAAACGGGGCCTGCTCGAGTCCGCACCTTCGGAGCTCGACGACCAGGACATGGTGCTGGCCGGGGCGGTGCGCGAACTGTCCCTGGCGGCGGTGAAGCGGATGCGGGCTCGAGGGCGCGGTGGGCTGATCAACGTCTCATCCATGGCGGCCCTGACGACGATGGGGCAGTACGCCGCCTCGAAGATGTCGACCCTGGTGTTCACCGAGGCACTTGCCGGTGAGCTGCGCGGCAGTCCGGTCACGGTGACCGCTGTGCTGCCAGGATTCGTCCGCACGAAGTTCCATGAGCGCCTCGGCGTCGAACGGCCCGGACCCGGTTGGATCTGGCTGAGCGTACGGCAGGTCGTCACCGCTTCCCTGCGTGATGCCCGCCGTGGAAAGGCGGTCTCCATTCCTGGCGCCAACTATGCGGCGGTGGCACAGCTGGCGCGTTTCGTGCCGAGGTCCCTCGTGCGTTGGGGATCGACCGGATTCTCTCTCAGTAGGCGAGACGAACACTGA
- a CDS encoding alkaline shock response membrane anchor protein AmaP, which translates to MRRMAAGANRTGLIIVGLLCLVFGLAVLSISFELAAALVPGLTPDGRLQSVAAVFALPFSAIIALIVAVILVVIGIRWLAAQIPRKDSAKPLRMQEDARSGLTTVTANVIAAAVVDDLELTPEIVDAQAILRGTAKQPELAIHVDVDERADIDSVVADIENRVTRNCSQALGVRLSAVGVQIAIARSRQRRQRSVQL; encoded by the coding sequence ATGAGAAGAATGGCAGCAGGCGCCAATCGGACCGGCCTCATCATCGTCGGCCTGCTCTGCCTCGTGTTCGGTCTTGCCGTGCTCTCGATCAGCTTCGAGCTGGCCGCAGCCCTCGTCCCCGGGCTGACCCCCGATGGGCGGCTGCAGTCCGTGGCTGCCGTATTCGCGTTGCCGTTCTCTGCGATCATCGCACTGATCGTGGCGGTCATCCTCGTGGTCATCGGCATCCGCTGGCTCGCAGCGCAGATTCCGCGGAAGGACTCGGCCAAGCCGCTGCGCATGCAGGAGGACGCCCGATCGGGTCTGACCACGGTCACGGCAAACGTCATCGCCGCCGCCGTGGTAGACGACCTCGAACTCACTCCTGAGATCGTCGACGCGCAGGCCATCCTGCGAGGAACCGCCAAACAGCCGGAACTCGCCATCCATGTCGATGTCGACGAGCGGGCGGATATCGACTCCGTCGTCGCCGACATCGAGAACCGGGTGACCCGCAACTGCAGCCAGGCTCTCGGCGTCCGGCTCAGCGCGGTGGGTGTGCAGATCGCCATCGCCCGGTCACGTCAGAGGAGGCAGCGCAGTGTTCAGCTGTGA
- a CDS encoding DUF6286 domain-containing protein, with protein sequence MSTRTRLFRARPARVVPAVIVASIILAIAVALGWVAIAAIATTGTADSALADGLPGLSDLGAIRWGAAAIITVGLVLTVVGLFLAIVGIAPGAKRIVGYCTEAPEHIDRFEVVLPTSALSNLAAAVADSVDGVSSVRAASNASSTNVTFSTPVRDNDEIRSEVDAAVTRRFASIGFDRTPTVKVRALRRQA encoded by the coding sequence ATGAGCACACGAACACGACTGTTCCGCGCACGGCCGGCACGCGTCGTTCCCGCCGTCATCGTCGCCAGCATCATCCTGGCCATTGCCGTGGCACTGGGCTGGGTGGCCATTGCGGCGATCGCGACCACCGGCACCGCGGATTCGGCACTGGCGGACGGGCTGCCCGGCTTGAGTGACCTCGGCGCGATCCGCTGGGGTGCTGCCGCGATCATCACGGTGGGCCTCGTCCTCACCGTGGTGGGCCTGTTCCTCGCCATCGTCGGCATCGCCCCCGGCGCCAAGCGCATCGTCGGCTACTGCACCGAAGCCCCTGAGCACATCGATCGCTTCGAGGTGGTCCTGCCGACATCGGCGCTGTCGAACCTGGCCGCAGCTGTCGCGGACTCCGTCGACGGGGTCTCGAGTGTTCGCGCCGCATCCAATGCATCATCGACCAACGTCACCTTCTCCACACCTGTGCGAGACAACGACGAGATCCGCAGCGAGGTCGATGCCGCTGTCACACGGCGCTTTGCTTCGATCGGGTTCGACCGCACTCCTACCGTCAAGGTGCGTGCGCTGAGGAGGCAGGCATGA
- a CDS encoding Asp23/Gls24 family envelope stress response protein — MASSRGGLTIADRVIEKTASQILKGLPGVGGTRSGLFGFGSSADLDSRPSVDVTLSGRSCTLEVQLGLEYPSPITEATESIRRHLSTDLEALTGVSVRQVDVDVKWLKPQGTGAGSSARNLQ, encoded by the coding sequence GTGGCTTCATCGCGTGGTGGTCTCACGATCGCGGATCGGGTCATCGAGAAGACGGCGTCCCAGATCCTCAAAGGTCTGCCCGGCGTCGGCGGCACCCGCTCGGGGCTGTTCGGTTTCGGCTCGAGCGCCGACCTCGACAGCCGTCCCAGCGTGGACGTGACGCTCTCCGGTCGCAGCTGCACCCTCGAGGTCCAGCTGGGGCTGGAGTATCCCTCCCCCATCACCGAGGCGACCGAATCGATCCGCCGGCACCTGAGCACCGATCTCGAAGCACTCACCGGGGTCAGTGTTCGCCAGGTCGACGTCGACGTGAAGTGGCTCAAGCCCCAAGGCACTGGGGCCGGAAGCTCAGCGAGGAACCTGCAATGA
- a CDS encoding DUF2273 domain-containing protein → MSKTFIGLLVGLTLGIVAYFGGFLAFLVVAICGGLGLVIGLVLDGRLDLSALSSRSTTRR, encoded by the coding sequence ATGTCGAAAACATTCATCGGACTGCTCGTCGGACTGACGCTGGGCATCGTCGCGTACTTCGGAGGATTCCTCGCATTCCTCGTCGTCGCCATCTGCGGCGGACTCGGCCTGGTCATCGGGCTCGTCCTCGACGGCCGTCTCGATCTCAGCGCGCTCAGTTCGCGTTCGACGACTCGGAGGTAG
- a CDS encoding Asp23/Gls24 family envelope stress response protein: MPEDKQSTVVSQQPKSDDSVRSPLVTEMGTTTIAENVVAKLSGIAAREVPGVFSMGNAARRAFDTLADRIPGSQTNVSGGVSVEKGEKQTAIDLTIVVEYGTSIVDVAEAIRRNVIRAVEQGTGLQVVEVNIEVTDVHLPGDDDDDQDFGDTVELN, from the coding sequence ATGCCAGAAGACAAGCAGTCCACCGTAGTTTCCCAGCAGCCGAAGAGCGATGATTCGGTGCGCAGCCCGCTCGTCACCGAGATGGGCACCACCACGATCGCGGAGAACGTGGTCGCCAAGCTCTCCGGCATCGCCGCCCGCGAAGTCCCCGGCGTCTTCAGCATGGGCAATGCCGCACGCCGAGCCTTCGACACCCTCGCCGACCGCATCCCCGGCTCGCAGACCAATGTCTCCGGCGGAGTCTCCGTCGAGAAGGGCGAGAAGCAGACCGCGATCGACCTCACCATCGTCGTCGAGTACGGGACCTCGATCGTCGACGTCGCCGAGGCGATCCGTCGCAACGTCATCCGCGCCGTCGAACAGGGCACCGGGCTCCAGGTCGTCGAGGTCAACATCGAGGTCACCGACGTTCACCTCCCCGGTGACGACGATGACGATCAGGACTTCGGCGACACCGTCGAACTCAACTGA
- a CDS encoding RNA polymerase sigma factor, with translation MTRHDDRFDIVTLVVRTREGDIDAFESLVDRYETKLLRFCLRTLGDRQDAEDVVQDTLVQAWKSMKALAEPAAFGTWIYRLASNKCTDTLRRRTARPSDAQDPDDMAVHADGRVSVEKSVEARTALEHFSAVLQTLSSEQRVTWVLHQMEGLSYAEVAETLGISEGSVRGRIRRARTAIIEGMEGWT, from the coding sequence ATGACGAGACACGATGATCGTTTCGATATCGTCACCCTCGTCGTGCGTACGCGAGAGGGTGACATCGATGCGTTCGAGTCCCTGGTGGACCGATACGAGACCAAGCTCCTGCGGTTCTGCCTGCGCACGCTCGGCGATCGGCAGGACGCGGAGGATGTCGTGCAGGACACCCTGGTCCAGGCGTGGAAGTCGATGAAAGCCTTGGCCGAGCCTGCCGCCTTCGGCACCTGGATCTATCGATTGGCATCGAACAAGTGCACCGACACGCTGCGCAGGAGGACGGCCAGGCCCTCGGACGCCCAGGACCCCGATGATATGGCGGTTCACGCGGATGGAAGGGTCTCAGTCGAGAAGTCGGTCGAGGCGCGCACCGCACTTGAGCATTTCTCAGCCGTTCTCCAGACGCTTTCATCGGAACAGCGAGTAACCTGGGTGCTCCACCAGATGGAGGGCCTCAGTTATGCCGAGGTGGCGGAGACTCTGGGAATCAGCGAAGGCAGCGTGCGCGGCCGCATCCGCAGAGCGCGAACTGCCATCATCGAGGGGATGGAAGGATGGACATGA
- a CDS encoding GlsB/YeaQ/YmgE family stress response membrane protein — protein MGFIAYLVLGLIAGAIAKAILPGKQGGGLIATLVIGVIGALLGGWIGGAVFGADMNEFFSISTWLCAIGGSLIVLVVWGFISRKMSKSKTKTD, from the coding sequence ATGGGTTTCATCGCGTATTTGGTTCTCGGACTCATCGCCGGCGCTATCGCGAAGGCGATTCTGCCTGGCAAGCAAGGCGGCGGTCTGATTGCCACACTTGTCATCGGCGTCATCGGAGCCCTATTGGGAGGCTGGATCGGCGGTGCCGTCTTCGGTGCCGACATGAACGAGTTCTTCTCGATCTCGACATGGCTGTGTGCGATCGGCGGCTCGCTGATCGTGCTGGTCGTCTGGGGCTTCATCTCACGAAAGATGTCGAAGTCCAAGACCAAAACCGACTGA
- the pyrE gene encoding orotate phosphoribosyltransferase — translation MTDSADTRRQLLDLIDELAVVRGKVTLSSGREADYYLDLRRVTLDHRSAPLIGDVVLDLLAAEGVLETIDAVGGLTMGADPVGTAVMHRSVVRGTPVDSFVVRKEAKKHGMSRRVEGPDVEGKRVIAVEDTSTTGGSVLTAVEALREAGAEVVAVAVVMDRDTGARERVEATGTPYLTALTTSDLGLE, via the coding sequence ATGACCGATAGCGCAGACACCCGTCGACAGCTGCTCGACCTCATCGACGAACTCGCCGTGGTTCGCGGCAAGGTGACCCTCTCATCAGGCAGGGAAGCCGACTACTATCTGGATCTGCGCAGGGTCACCCTCGACCACCGCTCAGCACCGCTGATCGGCGATGTGGTCCTCGACCTCCTCGCCGCCGAAGGGGTGCTCGAGACGATCGACGCGGTGGGCGGACTGACGATGGGTGCCGACCCGGTCGGCACGGCCGTCATGCACCGTTCCGTCGTCCGCGGCACTCCGGTCGATTCCTTCGTCGTCCGCAAGGAGGCGAAGAAACACGGCATGTCCCGCCGTGTCGAGGGCCCCGACGTCGAGGGCAAGCGGGTCATCGCGGTCGAGGACACCTCGACGACGGGCGGTTCCGTGCTCACCGCGGTCGAAGCCCTCAGGGAGGCCGGCGCCGAGGTGGTGGCCGTGGCCGTGGTCATGGACCGTGACACGGGGGCCAGAGAGCGGGTCGAGGCGACCGGGACCCCCTATCTCACGGCGCTGACGACGAGCGACCTCGGACTCGAATGA
- a CDS encoding ATP-binding cassette domain-containing protein codes for MLTLKEISLRKGKRTYLDEVSFTAQAGRITAIVGTRSAGRTELVRVIMGLISPDEGSVKLEDFELDFGDRQNFGYLPAERGGYPNMRVIDQIVYLARLHGITLGAAERNALTLLSRLELADRGYAPLKNLSGSEIARVDIAATLAADPDVVVIDDAFAGLDAQSTELVTSLLRAHAASGVPVILATDDWEAAQAHADDVIVLNQGRTSVSGSVAQLRDDVKYRVELTDAEAAARSLGKRAGISDVAVDDSDDDVISFRASDAGTAAKTVAELDGVKSFDSVRPTLAEQYKEAL; via the coding sequence GTGCTCACACTGAAAGAGATTTCCCTGCGCAAGGGAAAGCGAACTTATCTCGACGAGGTGAGTTTCACCGCGCAGGCAGGGCGGATCACCGCAATCGTCGGCACCCGTTCGGCCGGCCGGACCGAACTGGTCCGCGTCATCATGGGGCTGATCTCGCCCGATGAGGGCAGCGTGAAGCTCGAGGACTTCGAACTCGACTTCGGTGATCGTCAGAACTTCGGCTACCTGCCCGCCGAGCGCGGCGGCTACCCGAACATGCGCGTGATCGATCAGATCGTCTACCTGGCACGTCTGCACGGCATCACGCTCGGTGCGGCCGAGCGCAATGCGCTGACTCTGCTCTCACGCCTCGAGCTCGCCGACCGTGGATACGCGCCCCTGAAGAATCTCAGCGGTTCGGAGATCGCCCGCGTCGACATCGCAGCGACGCTGGCCGCAGACCCCGATGTCGTCGTCATCGATGATGCCTTCGCTGGCCTCGACGCGCAGTCGACCGAGCTCGTGACCTCACTGCTGCGTGCCCACGCCGCATCCGGAGTTCCCGTCATCCTCGCCACCGACGACTGGGAGGCGGCGCAGGCCCACGCCGATGACGTCATCGTCCTCAACCAGGGCCGGACCAGTGTGTCCGGCAGCGTGGCTCAGTTGCGCGACGATGTGAAGTACCGTGTGGAACTCACCGACGCCGAGGCGGCCGCGCGGTCACTGGGCAAGCGCGCGGGCATCAGCGACGTCGCCGTCGACGATTCCGACGACGATGTCATCAGCTTCCGGGCCTCCGATGCAGGCACCGCGGCGAAGACCGTGGCCGAGCTCGATGGTGTGAAGAGTTTCGACAGTGTTCGACCGACATTGGCCGAGCAGTACAAGGAGGCTTTGTGA
- a CDS encoding ABC transporter permease, with protein MAGKDEGQDGDSPEPSVSKGTAGEGIDDLGVSVGDDVTASEDDTVTVSEGDTEAEGTAASKSSDAPADAHTGAADEGLDEVPFELAEDNPSSDELPETGLVSEFVDVNKRQAAWLVSNRESSTALRSPLFLVTGAVIVLGVLAAIIGGAVGSSDAESGTPSMAMVGVGEQAAMYEQQLGVKITNVDDAQAAEKLVRDGKVDAALIQDPSGQAQPTIIALDEQPEALLEKLAPETEATLLNEPAVGDEIATPLLWGMVVFSLLVVGTLGTALYQNLRLEKRNRITEIIAATIPPRSSASGRITGMLSLTAVHLVVAVVVAELGLSISGKTSLAFAMLPGLGWFALTLLFTAWIVYGLLVWASTVTGDKARKTFVSIIGVITVAGFMAPVIVGASGTAAKVLSWTPFTSPVGIAGRFLGSSPEWWEGLVAAAIALLVALIVHSLAGGAYVRAVLTGGGRGGKTVKMTKRAQKVTAGSASGKKSSEGGKSADSKGSDASAKDDGGEDANNSDASDVGSGDASADETDDKK; from the coding sequence ATGGCAGGCAAGGACGAAGGCCAGGACGGGGACTCCCCGGAACCGTCGGTGTCGAAGGGCACCGCAGGCGAAGGCATCGACGATCTCGGCGTTTCGGTCGGTGACGATGTCACCGCATCCGAAGACGACACAGTCACCGTGTCCGAGGGCGACACAGAGGCCGAGGGCACAGCCGCCTCGAAGAGTTCCGACGCTCCGGCCGATGCTCACACCGGTGCCGCCGACGAGGGCCTCGACGAGGTTCCGTTCGAGCTGGCCGAGGACAATCCCTCATCCGACGAGCTGCCCGAGACCGGGCTGGTCTCCGAATTCGTCGATGTGAACAAGCGTCAGGCTGCTTGGCTGGTGTCGAACCGGGAGAGTTCGACCGCGTTGCGCAGTCCCCTCTTCCTGGTCACCGGTGCCGTCATCGTGCTCGGGGTCCTCGCCGCGATCATCGGCGGAGCCGTCGGATCCTCCGATGCGGAGTCGGGCACGCCGAGCATGGCCATGGTCGGCGTGGGTGAACAGGCAGCCATGTACGAACAGCAGCTGGGCGTCAAGATCACGAACGTCGACGACGCACAGGCCGCAGAGAAGCTGGTGCGCGACGGCAAGGTCGACGCGGCCCTCATCCAGGACCCCAGTGGTCAGGCGCAGCCGACGATCATCGCCTTGGACGAACAGCCCGAGGCCCTGTTGGAGAAGCTCGCACCCGAGACAGAGGCGACACTGTTGAATGAGCCGGCGGTGGGCGATGAGATCGCCACACCGTTGCTGTGGGGCATGGTCGTGTTCTCACTTCTCGTCGTCGGAACACTCGGGACCGCGCTCTACCAGAACCTGCGTCTGGAGAAGCGCAACCGCATCACGGAGATCATCGCGGCCACGATCCCGCCCCGGTCCTCGGCGTCGGGGCGGATCACGGGAATGCTCTCGCTGACGGCTGTCCACCTCGTCGTCGCCGTGGTCGTGGCCGAACTCGGGCTCTCCATCTCCGGCAAGACGTCATTGGCATTCGCCATGTTGCCGGGACTGGGCTGGTTCGCCCTCACCCTGCTGTTCACCGCCTGGATCGTCTACGGGCTCCTCGTGTGGGCATCGACCGTGACCGGCGACAAGGCACGCAAAACCTTCGTGTCGATCATCGGGGTCATCACCGTAGCGGGCTTCATGGCTCCGGTGATCGTGGGTGCCTCGGGCACCGCAGCGAAAGTCCTCTCATGGACGCCGTTCACCTCACCGGTGGGCATCGCGGGACGGTTCTTGGGCAGCTCACCCGAGTGGTGGGAAGGACTCGTCGCCGCAGCCATCGCACTGCTCGTCGCGCTCATCGTGCACTCGCTGGCCGGCGGCGCCTATGTCCGCGCCGTGCTCACCGGTGGCGGCCGCGGCGGCAAGACCGTGAAGATGACGAAGCGCGCACAGAAGGTCACCGCCGGCTCGGCCTCAGGCAAGAAGTCGAGCGAAGGCGGCAAGAGCGCCGACTCGAAGGGCTCGGACGCCTCGGCGAAGGACGACGGTGGGGAGGATGCGAATAATTCGGACGCCTCGGATGTCGGTTCCGGTGACGCCTCGGCGGATGAAACCGATGACAAGAAGTGA
- a CDS encoding RNA methyltransferase, translated as MTEDNASQPDAPQVGVGPWTGPWPVSEHFDPELLRDGDRRNVVDRYRYWKHSAIVADLDASRHDFHVGVENWQHDLNIGSVVRTANAFNAAAVHIVGRRRWNRRGAMVTDRYQHIIHHPSIDDLLQWCSENAVPLIGIDNFPDSVPLETYDLPRRSLLLFGQEGPGLSEEAHQASTAVLSIAQYGSTRSMNAAAAAAITMHSWIRRHVYDQPVA; from the coding sequence GTGACTGAGGACAACGCGTCTCAACCGGACGCGCCGCAGGTGGGGGTCGGTCCGTGGACCGGCCCCTGGCCTGTGTCCGAGCACTTCGATCCCGAGCTGCTGCGCGACGGGGACCGACGCAACGTCGTCGATCGGTACCGCTACTGGAAGCACTCGGCCATCGTGGCCGACCTCGACGCCTCACGCCATGATTTCCATGTCGGAGTGGAGAACTGGCAGCACGACCTCAACATCGGCTCCGTGGTCAGGACGGCGAACGCATTCAACGCCGCCGCGGTGCACATCGTGGGCAGACGGCGATGGAACCGGCGTGGGGCGATGGTCACGGACAGATACCAGCACATCATCCATCACCCGAGCATCGACGACCTCCTGCAGTGGTGCAGTGAGAACGCAGTGCCGCTGATCGGCATCGACAACTTCCCGGACTCCGTTCCGTTGGAGACCTACGACCTGCCTCGGCGCAGTCTGCTGCTGTTCGGGCAGGAAGGCCCGGGGCTCAGCGAAGAAGCGCATCAGGCGAGCACGGCGGTGCTCTCGATCGCTCAGTACGGGTCGACCCGGTCGATGAACGCGGCAGCGGCCGCAGCGATCACCATGCACTCCTGGATCCGCCGCCACGTCTACGACCAGCCGGTGGCCTGA
- a CDS encoding acyl-CoA dehydrogenase family protein, giving the protein MDLELNDIQQELASTLNKYLRSEYDAASREAILHSEEGISREKWQQFAEMGLLGLAIDENYGGAGMTFAEVAVVAEAFGRSLVLEPFLATAVLGANAIAAAGTEEQKQEILPSVCEGQTFLAFAAFEPGLRYSVETPATTASAGAEGSFTITGEKNGVLGGDVADQFIVTASENGDLGLFLVSASATGVSRVAHRQADGQGSASVKFDDAPAQRLGAADAHAIVAELFDTANAAIMAEAVGVMEASLTMTAEYLKTREQFGAPIGANQALQHRAADLYADLEYARSMALYSRLAVTNEEVGSEKDRHRDVIAAKVVIDQSARAISQESIQMHGGIGMTMEYPIGHYAKRLTVISRTFDDADSLTAELAEIGGLIEPHAADLS; this is encoded by the coding sequence ATGGATCTTGAACTCAACGACATACAGCAAGAACTCGCCAGCACCTTGAACAAGTACCTGCGCAGCGAGTACGACGCGGCTTCGCGTGAGGCCATTCTCCACAGCGAGGAGGGCATCTCCCGCGAGAAGTGGCAGCAGTTCGCCGAAATGGGCCTGCTCGGTCTGGCCATCGACGAGAACTACGGCGGCGCCGGAATGACCTTCGCCGAGGTGGCCGTGGTCGCCGAAGCCTTCGGCCGTTCGCTCGTGCTCGAGCCGTTCCTGGCCACAGCCGTGCTCGGCGCCAACGCGATCGCCGCCGCAGGCACCGAGGAGCAGAAGCAGGAGATCCTGCCCTCGGTCTGCGAAGGCCAGACCTTCCTCGCGTTCGCCGCCTTCGAACCCGGTCTGCGCTACTCGGTCGAGACACCGGCCACCACCGCCTCGGCGGGTGCAGAGGGCTCCTTCACCATCACCGGTGAGAAGAACGGTGTGCTCGGCGGCGACGTCGCCGACCAGTTCATCGTCACCGCGTCCGAGAACGGTGACCTTGGACTGTTCCTCGTCTCCGCCTCGGCGACCGGGGTCAGCCGTGTGGCTCACCGTCAGGCCGATGGACAGGGCAGCGCCAGCGTGAAGTTCGACGATGCGCCGGCACAGCGCCTCGGTGCCGCCGACGCGCATGCCATCGTCGCCGAACTCTTCGACACGGCCAATGCCGCGATCATGGCCGAAGCGGTCGGCGTGATGGAGGCCTCGCTGACGATGACGGCGGAGTACCTCAAGACGCGTGAGCAGTTCGGTGCTCCCATCGGCGCGAACCAGGCGCTGCAGCACCGTGCGGCGGACCTCTACGCGGATCTCGAATACGCCCGCAGCATGGCGCTGTACTCCCGTCTCGCGGTCACAAACGAGGAGGTCGGCTCCGAGAAGGACCGTCACCGGGATGTCATCGCGGCCAAGGTCGTCATCGATCAGTCGGCGCGGGCCATCAGCCAGGAGTCGATCCAGATGCACGGCGGAATCGGCATGACCATGGAGTACCCGATCGGGCACTACGCGAAGCGGCTGACCGTCATCTCCCGCACCTTCGACGATGCCGACTCGCTGACGGCCGAGCTGGCAGAGATCGGCGGGCTCATCGAACCCCACGCAGCCGACCTCAGCTGA
- a CDS encoding acyl-CoA dehydrogenase family protein, whose amino-acid sequence MDTLLNAEEREFAQQMRQFYRTQIPEELRFKVATGQELTKDDVVTSQRILNQHGYAVPNWPVEWGGQDWTPVQHHLWLEEMQLACVPQPLPFNVSMVGPVIATFGSQEIKERFLPATANIDIWWSQGFSEPDAGSDLASLKTSAVRDGDKYIVNGQKTWTTLGQYGDWMFNLVRTDPNVKKQAGISFLLIDMKTPGVTVRPIQLIDGGHEVNEVFFDNVEVPVENLVGEENKGWTYAKFLLGNERTGIARIGTSKVNLARAKAYAAVTKTARGSLLDDPLFSARLTKIEAELTALEMTQLRILSTQAAGSDKPDPRSSVLKLKGSQLQEDISELLVDVLGPQGLDFVTDRVQGEGLSDLPHGAVDALPSYFNTRKVTIYGGSSEVQRGIISKALLGL is encoded by the coding sequence ATGGACACCTTGCTGAATGCAGAGGAGCGCGAGTTCGCGCAGCAGATGCGTCAGTTCTATCGCACTCAGATCCCCGAAGAACTGCGCTTCAAGGTTGCGACCGGCCAGGAGCTGACCAAGGATGACGTGGTCACTTCACAGCGGATCCTCAATCAGCACGGATACGCCGTCCCGAACTGGCCCGTCGAATGGGGCGGCCAGGACTGGACTCCCGTCCAGCATCACCTGTGGCTCGAAGAGATGCAGCTGGCGTGCGTTCCCCAGCCGCTGCCCTTCAACGTCTCGATGGTCGGCCCCGTCATCGCCACCTTCGGCAGCCAGGAGATCAAGGAGCGCTTCCTCCCGGCCACCGCCAACATCGACATCTGGTGGTCGCAGGGCTTCTCCGAACCGGACGCCGGTTCCGACCTCGCATCGCTGAAGACCTCCGCGGTCCGCGACGGGGACAAGTACATCGTCAACGGACAGAAGACCTGGACGACCCTGGGTCAGTACGGCGACTGGATGTTCAACCTGGTCCGCACCGACCCGAACGTGAAGAAGCAGGCGGGCATCTCGTTCCTGCTCATCGACATGAAGACCCCCGGCGTCACGGTTCGCCCGATCCAGCTCATCGACGGCGGCCACGAGGTCAACGAAGTGTTCTTCGACAATGTCGAGGTGCCGGTCGAGAACCTGGTCGGTGAAGAGAACAAGGGCTGGACCTACGCGAAGTTCCTGCTCGGCAATGAGCGCACCGGCATCGCCCGCATCGGCACCTCGAAGGTCAACCTCGCCCGGGCCAAGGCATACGCCGCGGTGACGAAGACCGCGCGCGGCAGCCTGCTCGACGACCCGCTGTTCTCCGCGCGCCTGACCAAGATCGAAGCCGAGCTCACCGCGCTGGAGATGACTCAGCTGCGGATCCTCTCCACACAGGCCGCCGGATCCGACAAGCCGGACCCACGCTCCTCGGTGCTCAAGCTCAAGGGCTCGCAGCTGCAGGAGGACATCAGCGAACTGCTCGTCGACGTCCTCGGGCCGCAGGGCCTCGACTTCGTCACCGACCGTGTCCAGGGCGAGGGCCTGTCGGACCTTCCGCATGGAGCGGTCGACGCCCTCCCCTCGTATTTCAACACCCGCAAGGTCACCATCTACGGCGGTTCGTCCGAGGTGCAGCGGGGCATCATCTCGAAGGCACTGCTTGGTCTCTGA